TGCAGCTCGACGGCAGCATCGGCCGCTACCCGCGCAACCGTTCCGACTGGGTAGCGTTTGCCAACGGCAAAATCACCGACAGCATCCGCATGGATGTCGATATCCACTACAACCAAAACGAAAGCCGCGCCGAAAGCTATTCAACCGCCCTGCTCTACAACCCCGAACCCGGCAAAGTGTTGAGTGCTCGCTACAAATACGGCCGCAACGAAAAAATCTACCTGCAAGACGACGGCGTATATTTCTACGACAAAATCCGCCAAATCGACTTGGCCGCCCAATGGCCGATTGCCAAAAACCTTTACGCCATCGCCCGCTACAACTACGAGCTGCAAGGCAGAAAACCGATTGAAATGCTCGCCGGCATCGAATACAAAAGCGGTTGCGGCTGCTGGGGCGCCAGCATCGTCGGCCAACGTTACGTAACCGGCCTCAACAGCACCAAAAACGCCGTATTCTTCAACCTGCAATTGAAAGACTTGAGCAATATCGGCAACAACCCCTTTGAAAAACTGCGCTTGGCCGTTCCCGGCTACAGCAAAACCAACGAGGTAAACCAATGAATTTCAAACCCCTGATGCTAGCTGCCGCCCTCGGTTTGGCGCTGCAAACCGCACAAGCCGCCGAAGTCAAACAGGTGGACGGCATCGCCGCCGTTGCCGGCAATGAAGTGATTACCCAGCGCGACGTGCGCCAAGGCATGGCCGAGGCCCGCAGCCGCTTGGGCAAAAACGTTAACGAAACCGAGTTGCGCACCCAAGTGTTGCAGCAGCTGATTAACCAATCACTGATCGTGCAGGCCGGCAAACGCCGCAACATCACCGCCGGCGACGCCGAAATCGACGCCGCCTTAAGCGACATCGCCCAATCCCGCAAAACCACCGTCGAAGGCCTCTATGCCCAAGCCGCCAAAAGCGGCGTGAGCAAAGCAGCCATGCGCCGCAGCATTGCCGACAGCATCATCACCCAAAAAGTACGCCAGCAGGCCGTGATGCAGCAAAGCCGCGTGAGCGATGCCGAAGTGGACAGCATGATCGCCCACGCCAAACAGCAAGGCACACCCTTGCCGCAAGGCGAACCGCTGCGCCAATACCGCGCCCAGCACATCCTGCTGAAAGCCGAAAACGCCAACGCCGCCAAAGCCGCCGAGAGCGGCATCCGCAAAATCTACAACCAAGCGCGCAGCGGCACTGACTTTTCGGCACTCGCCCGCCAATATTCGCAAGACAGCAGCGCGGCCAACGGCGGCGATTTGGGCTGGTTTTCAGACGGCCAAATGGTGCCCGAATTTGAAAACGCCGTGCACAACCTGAAACCCGGCCAAGTAAGCCGCCCCGTGCGCAGCCAATTCGGGTGGCACATCATCAAGCTGAACGACGTGCGCGAAGCTGGCACGCCTGA
The sequence above is a segment of the Neisseria dentiae genome. Coding sequences within it:
- a CDS encoding peptidylprolyl isomerase, yielding MNFKPLMLAAALGLALQTAQAAEVKQVDGIAAVAGNEVITQRDVRQGMAEARSRLGKNVNETELRTQVLQQLINQSLIVQAGKRRNITAGDAEIDAALSDIAQSRKTTVEGLYAQAAKSGVSKAAMRRSIADSIITQKVRQQAVMQQSRVSDAEVDSMIAHAKQQGTPLPQGEPLRQYRAQHILLKAENANAAKAAESGIRKIYNQARSGTDFSALARQYSQDSSAANGGDLGWFSDGQMVPEFENAVHNLKPGQVSRPVRSQFGWHIIKLNDVREAGTPEERQREAVRQYIARQKAEQATVNLLKELHETSYVEIRR